In the Hyalangium ruber genome, one interval contains:
- a CDS encoding shikimate dehydrogenase, with product MTPLLRVVTLPPTLLGSEAIRFAEEVRRRGANVLEVRTDLHAPEAVDGQALARVLPLLISERGKPLPSSWMEAATYVDRDVTVSVEVPSSKWRLVASHHAARPLSSDEALCLWEQTLPANAWVKHVEPLGPSSRVEELLETQSRLIARFGAGRVTVLGMGPAALPARVVLARRNALDYVAAGGSWSAAPGQRLLDDAVRELRAVERGTARGGASRLGILGTSIVHSRSPRIHRQPFDRIDIPEDGPVEELVDSLLPHYAGFAVTSPFKLRLARHTRAPLEAINTLVRRGNRWESFNTDVAGARAVLERLGAREVFVLGDGGSTAALRAIAPEAGVQLRVLKRSEVHEPLRGAGLWTWPDRIAPPEGLRFDGARVAVIAYGAPGRRVAQEIARRGGTPVMLGSAWFIAQARRQRELWESAT from the coding sequence ATGACGCCGCTGCTACGTGTCGTCACCCTGCCGCCCACCCTGCTGGGCTCCGAGGCGATCCGCTTCGCGGAGGAGGTCCGCCGCCGGGGTGCGAACGTGCTCGAGGTGCGAACCGATCTGCACGCGCCGGAGGCCGTGGACGGCCAGGCCCTGGCGCGGGTGCTGCCGCTGCTCATCTCCGAGCGGGGAAAGCCCCTGCCCTCCTCCTGGATGGAGGCCGCCACCTATGTGGACCGGGATGTGACGGTCTCGGTGGAGGTCCCCTCGTCGAAGTGGCGGCTGGTGGCCTCGCACCATGCCGCGCGCCCGCTCTCTTCGGACGAGGCCCTGTGCCTCTGGGAGCAGACGCTGCCCGCGAATGCCTGGGTGAAGCATGTCGAGCCCCTGGGCCCTTCCTCGCGCGTGGAGGAGTTGCTGGAGACGCAGTCCCGGCTCATTGCCCGCTTCGGTGCCGGTCGGGTAACGGTGCTGGGAATGGGGCCCGCAGCGCTTCCGGCCCGCGTGGTGCTCGCCCGACGCAACGCGCTCGACTACGTCGCCGCGGGAGGCAGTTGGAGCGCGGCGCCGGGACAACGGCTGCTGGATGACGCCGTCCGCGAGCTGCGCGCGGTGGAGCGGGGAACCGCGCGTGGGGGTGCTTCGCGGCTCGGCATCCTGGGCACGAGCATCGTCCACTCCCGCTCGCCGCGCATCCACCGCCAGCCCTTCGATCGCATCGACATCCCCGAGGATGGGCCCGTCGAGGAGCTCGTCGATTCGCTGCTGCCCCACTACGCCGGCTTCGCCGTCACCAGCCCCTTCAAGCTGCGGCTGGCCCGCCATACCCGCGCGCCCCTGGAGGCCATCAACACCCTGGTGCGCCGGGGCAACCGCTGGGAGTCCTTCAACACCGACGTCGCGGGAGCGCGTGCCGTGCTGGAGCGGCTCGGGGCCCGCGAGGTGTTCGTCCTCGGTGACGGCGGCTCGACCGCCGCGCTCCGCGCCATCGCCCCGGAGGCCGGCGTCCAGTTGCGCGTCCTCAAGCGCTCGGAAGTCCACGAGCCCCTGCGCGGCGCGGGCCTCTGGACCTGGCCGGATCGGATAGCCCCACCCGAGGGCCTGCGGTTTGATGGGGCGCGCGTGGCGGTGATCGCCTACGGTGCCCCGGGTCGGCGTGTCGCCCAGGAGATTGCGCGACGCGGCGGCACTCCAGTCATGCTGGGTTCGGCGTGGTTCATCGCACAAGCTCGGCGGCAGCGTGAACTCTGGGAGAGCGCGACATGA
- the aroC gene encoding chorismate synthase: MNTLGVLFRLTTFGESHGPALGSIIDGCPSGVPLTREHIQAALDRRRPGQSAIVTARSEPDQVEILSGVFEDKTLGTPIAAIVRNTNQRSGDYDKLKTEDRPGHADAVWRERYKHRDHRGGGRTSGRETLCRVIGGAVAEAYLARDLPQVRTVGWVSQVGNLVAAVPPPGLTRAQVDAHPTRCADPVLREEISQRILAAKEAGDSLGGSIDIRVEGLPVGLGEPIFGKLKALIAQALGSVGAVTGVVWGPPDLLSRIEQPGSVFHTQKEMYGGIQGGLANGEPMQVRAFFKPPATLADHAKGGRHDPCIMPRAVPVLEAMVSMVIADLVLQMNARPHSL; encoded by the coding sequence ATGAACACCCTTGGCGTCCTGTTCCGTCTGACCACCTTCGGCGAGAGCCACGGCCCCGCGCTGGGCTCGATCATCGACGGGTGCCCCTCTGGCGTCCCCCTCACGCGCGAGCACATCCAGGCCGCGCTGGATCGGCGACGCCCCGGCCAATCGGCCATCGTCACCGCCCGCTCCGAGCCGGACCAGGTGGAGATCCTCTCCGGCGTCTTCGAGGACAAGACGCTGGGCACGCCCATCGCGGCCATCGTGCGCAACACGAACCAGCGCTCGGGCGACTACGACAAGCTGAAAACGGAGGACCGGCCCGGCCACGCGGACGCGGTCTGGCGCGAGCGCTACAAGCACCGTGACCACCGGGGCGGCGGGCGCACCAGCGGCCGCGAGACGCTCTGCCGAGTGATTGGCGGCGCGGTGGCGGAGGCCTACCTCGCCCGGGATCTGCCCCAGGTGCGCACGGTGGGCTGGGTCTCCCAGGTGGGAAACCTCGTCGCGGCGGTGCCCCCTCCGGGTCTCACGCGCGCGCAGGTGGACGCACACCCCACGCGCTGCGCGGATCCGGTGCTGCGCGAGGAGATCTCCCAGCGCATCCTCGCGGCCAAGGAGGCCGGAGACAGCCTGGGGGGCTCCATCGACATCCGCGTCGAGGGCCTGCCGGTGGGGCTCGGTGAGCCCATCTTCGGCAAGCTCAAGGCGCTGATCGCCCAGGCGCTGGGCAGCGTCGGCGCCGTGACGGGCGTGGTCTGGGGCCCGCCGGATCTGCTCTCGCGAATCGAGCAGCCCGGCAGCGTCTTCCACACCCAGAAGGAGATGTACGGCGGCATCCAGGGCGGCCTGGCCAACGGCGAGCCGATGCAGGTGCGCGCCTTCTTCAAGCCGCCCGCCACGCTCGCCGACCACGCGAAGGGCGGACGCCACGATCCGTGCATCATGCCTCGCGCGGTGCCCGTCCTGGAGGCGATGGTGTCGATGGTCATCGCCGATCTCGTCCTGCAGATGAACGCCCGACCGCACTCCCTATGA
- a CDS encoding 3-dehydroquinate synthase — translation MSPTPPGAYRPAADHWGTFTKLSKRLPEGSVAVVDRTVARLHPGLIPALEARNPRAILQLVGGERAKNFETLQKVLAGGLTLPRSGTLVAVGGGTIGDVATVAAHLLKRGVRLVQVPTTLLAAVDSSLGGKGAVDMSVRGAVVKNPVGVFHYADETWICPELYTSLSEVQLREGAIEAWKMAVCLDGDLFRRYSRKPPPLQRLVKDARRLKENVCAQDPYEQTGLRRVLNFGHTFGHVLEGLSRFKLSHGDAVGLGMLCALDVGRLLGVTPQDVAIQVEEALNRGLGILGRDRIAALCKRAALKDVTTLLAADKKAGKAGELRMVLLSAIGAFDIKDVTENDWRTLWPAWTRGILP, via the coding sequence ATGAGCCCTACTCCCCCTGGCGCCTATCGCCCCGCAGCAGATCACTGGGGCACTTTCACCAAGCTCTCGAAGCGGCTGCCCGAGGGCAGCGTGGCCGTCGTCGACCGGACGGTGGCGCGCTTGCATCCCGGCCTCATCCCCGCCCTGGAGGCGCGCAACCCCCGCGCCATCCTCCAGCTCGTCGGCGGTGAGCGGGCCAAGAACTTCGAGACGCTGCAGAAGGTGCTCGCAGGCGGCCTCACCCTGCCCCGCTCCGGCACGCTGGTGGCCGTGGGCGGAGGCACCATCGGAGATGTGGCCACCGTGGCCGCGCACCTGCTCAAGCGCGGCGTGCGGCTGGTGCAGGTGCCCACCACCCTGCTGGCGGCGGTGGACAGCAGCCTCGGCGGCAAGGGCGCGGTGGACATGTCCGTGCGCGGCGCCGTGGTGAAGAACCCCGTGGGCGTCTTCCACTATGCCGACGAGACGTGGATCTGCCCGGAGCTGTACACCTCGCTCTCCGAGGTCCAGCTCCGCGAGGGCGCCATCGAGGCCTGGAAGATGGCCGTCTGCCTGGACGGAGACCTCTTCCGCCGCTACTCGCGCAAGCCGCCGCCCCTGCAGCGGCTGGTGAAAGACGCGCGGCGGCTCAAGGAGAACGTCTGCGCGCAGGACCCCTACGAGCAGACGGGTCTGCGGCGGGTGCTCAACTTCGGCCACACCTTCGGCCATGTGCTGGAGGGCCTGTCCCGCTTCAAGCTGTCCCACGGGGACGCGGTGGGCCTGGGCATGCTCTGCGCGCTGGACGTGGGGCGGCTGCTCGGAGTGACGCCGCAGGACGTGGCGATCCAGGTGGAGGAGGCGCTGAACCGCGGGCTTGGCATCCTCGGCCGGGATCGCATCGCGGCCCTGTGCAAGCGCGCCGCCCTCAAGGACGTGACGACCCTGCTCGCCGCCGACAAGAAGGCGGGCAAGGCGGGCGAGCTGCGCATGGTGCTGCTCTCCGCCATTGGCGCCTTCGACATCAAGGACGTCACCGAGAACGATTGGCGCACCCTCTGGCCCGCCTGGACACGGGGAATCCTCCCATGA
- a CDS encoding 3-phosphoshikimate 1-carboxyvinyltransferase: protein MSQLHVDPSHLAAARLTPPLSKSDAQRALVLAHLTGHWPLATLQAEPESDRAADVRVLTRGVEALRLPPGPVRDVDCADGGAPFRILVTQAAVTPGARVRLTGTPRLGERPHGPLFDSLRETLGPSGLVLTEGKPWPVEIHAPTTAGAPVFRVPGAQSSQYASSLLLGCAALYLREKRPWSVEIQGPLTSAGYLELTVTWLRRFGFTVEETASRFSVTGYQPSPSAPPIPGDWSSLGYLLLIAWRTGGSVERADPSSAHPDQALLRLIQPAGLTPVPGPDLTMRVEGQARDGLVASGKECPDLLPTLAALACVLPRPSTLTDVGILRLKESDRLEGIRKFVSAYGGTTTLEGETLTVTPPKAPPAHFAMDSHGDHRLAMVSATLAVLSGARLTLTGPECVEKSFPGFWRQLEKAGVRLSE from the coding sequence ATGAGTCAGTTGCACGTCGACCCCAGCCACCTCGCCGCCGCGCGCCTCACTCCTCCGCTGTCCAAGTCGGACGCGCAGCGGGCGCTGGTGCTCGCGCACCTCACGGGTCACTGGCCCCTGGCCACGCTCCAGGCCGAGCCCGAGTCGGACCGGGCCGCGGACGTCCGCGTCCTCACGCGGGGCGTGGAAGCCCTGCGCCTGCCTCCGGGCCCGGTGCGGGACGTGGACTGCGCGGATGGCGGCGCCCCGTTCCGCATCCTCGTCACCCAGGCGGCGGTCACCCCCGGCGCCCGCGTACGGCTCACCGGTACCCCTCGCCTGGGCGAGCGCCCACACGGCCCGCTCTTCGACTCGCTCCGAGAAACTCTGGGGCCCTCGGGGCTCGTCCTCACCGAGGGCAAGCCCTGGCCCGTGGAGATTCACGCGCCCACCACCGCCGGCGCGCCCGTCTTCCGGGTGCCGGGCGCGCAGAGCAGCCAGTACGCCTCCAGCCTGCTGCTGGGCTGCGCGGCGCTCTACCTGCGCGAGAAGCGCCCCTGGAGCGTCGAAATCCAAGGCCCGCTGACGAGCGCCGGCTACCTGGAGCTCACCGTCACCTGGCTGCGGCGCTTCGGCTTCACCGTGGAGGAGACCGCCTCCCGCTTCTCGGTCACCGGCTACCAGCCCTCCCCGAGTGCCCCACCCATCCCCGGAGACTGGTCCTCCCTGGGCTACCTGCTGCTCATCGCCTGGCGCACGGGCGGCAGCGTCGAGCGCGCGGACCCGTCCAGCGCCCACCCGGACCAGGCGCTCCTGCGGCTCATCCAGCCCGCGGGCCTCACCCCGGTTCCCGGGCCGGACCTCACCATGCGCGTCGAGGGCCAGGCCCGCGACGGGCTCGTGGCCTCCGGCAAGGAGTGCCCGGACCTGCTCCCCACCCTCGCGGCGCTCGCCTGCGTCCTGCCGCGCCCCTCCACCCTCACGGACGTCGGCATCCTCCGCTTGAAGGAGAGCGACCGGCTGGAGGGCATCCGCAAGTTCGTGTCGGCTTATGGAGGAACCACCACCCTGGAGGGCGAGACGCTCACGGTGACGCCCCCCAAGGCCCCTCCCGCGCACTTCGCCATGGACAGCCACGGAGACCACCGGCTCGCCATGGTTTCGGCCACCCTCGCCGTGCTGTCGGGCGCCCGGTTGACGCTCACCGGCCCCGAGTGCGTGGAGAAGAGCTTCCCGGGCTTCTGGCGGCAGTTAGAAAAAGCGGGTGTACGCCTCTCGGAATGA
- a CDS encoding citrate synthase, producing MPKDTLTITDNRTGKTYEVPIENGCVRTHALRQIKVNDEDFGLMGYDPAFLNTANCRSAITYIDGDKGILEYRGYPIEQLAEKSSFLEVAYLLLNGELPNPKELEQFIHLVTHHTYVHENIKTFMDGFRYDAHPMSMLGSTVAALSGFYPDAKNTKDERSRRIQITRLIAKMPTLAAFSFRHSMGLPYIYPDNDLSYVANFLAMIRRIGTATYKVHPVLERALDLLFILHADHEQNCSTTSVRTVGSSEVDPYSAVSAGIGALYGPLHGGANEAVLRMLREIGHVSKIPDFIKAVKSGEGEKKLMGFGHRVYKSYDPRAKVIKRVADEVFEVTGKNPLLDIAVELERIALQDEYFVKRKLYPNVDFYSGLIYEAMGFPVEMFPVLFAIPRTVGWCAQWEEMVKDPEQKIARPRQIFVGSQRRDYVSMDKRSGK from the coding sequence ATGCCCAAGGACACGCTGACAATCACGGACAACCGAACCGGGAAGACGTACGAGGTCCCGATCGAGAACGGATGCGTTCGCACCCACGCGCTCAGGCAGATCAAGGTCAATGACGAAGACTTTGGCTTGATGGGGTACGACCCGGCGTTCCTCAATACGGCCAACTGCCGCAGCGCCATCACCTACATCGATGGCGACAAGGGCATCCTCGAGTACCGCGGCTACCCCATCGAGCAGCTGGCCGAGAAGTCCTCGTTCCTCGAGGTGGCCTACCTGCTGCTCAACGGCGAGCTGCCCAACCCCAAGGAGCTCGAGCAGTTCATCCACCTCGTGACGCACCACACGTACGTCCACGAGAACATCAAGACCTTCATGGACGGGTTCCGCTACGACGCGCACCCCATGTCCATGCTGGGCTCCACGGTGGCGGCGCTCTCGGGCTTCTACCCGGACGCCAAGAACACCAAGGACGAGCGCAGCCGCCGCATCCAGATCACCCGGCTCATCGCCAAGATGCCCACGCTGGCGGCCTTCTCGTTCCGCCACAGCATGGGCCTGCCGTACATCTACCCGGACAATGACCTGTCCTACGTCGCCAACTTCCTGGCGATGATCCGCCGTATCGGCACGGCCACCTACAAGGTGCATCCGGTGCTGGAGCGCGCGCTGGACCTGCTCTTCATCCTGCACGCCGACCACGAGCAGAACTGTTCCACCACGTCGGTGCGCACGGTGGGCTCGTCCGAGGTGGATCCGTACTCGGCGGTGAGCGCGGGCATCGGCGCCCTGTACGGCCCGCTGCATGGCGGCGCCAACGAGGCCGTGCTGCGCATGCTGCGCGAGATCGGCCACGTCTCGAAGATCCCCGACTTCATCAAGGCGGTGAAGAGCGGCGAGGGCGAGAAGAAGCTGATGGGCTTCGGCCACCGCGTCTACAAGTCCTACGACCCGCGCGCCAAGGTCATCAAGCGCGTGGCGGACGAGGTGTTCGAGGTGACGGGCAAGAACCCGCTGCTCGACATCGCCGTGGAGCTGGAGCGCATCGCCCTGCAGGACGAGTACTTCGTCAAGCGCAAGCTCTACCCGAACGTGGACTTCTACTCGGGCCTCATCTACGAGGCGATGGGCTTCCCCGTGGAGATGTTCCCGGTGCTCTTCGCCATCCCGCGCACGGTGGGCTGGTGCGCGCAGTGGGAGGAGATGGTGAAGGATCCGGAGCAGAAGATCGCCCGGCCGCGCCAGATCTTCGTGGGCTCCCAGCGCCGCGACTACGTCTCGATGGACAAGCGCTCCGGGAAGTAA